GGCGCGCCGGTCCCCGTCGGAACACAGGGCGAACTGGTGCTCACTACGCTCAAGCGGACCGCCTGGCCGCTGCTGCGTTACCGTACCGGAGATCTCGTTCAGCAGGACCCGCAATGCCCCGAGCGATTGGTCGGCGGCATCCTCGGTCGCATCGACGACATGCGCCTGGTCCGCGGGGTCAATGTTTATCCTTCGGCGGTGGACGCGATCGTTCGCCACTTCGAAGCCGTCGTGGAATACGAGGTGCAGGTTGAACAGGCAGGATCGATGTGCGAGTTATCGCTGACCATCGAGCCCACGCCAGCGTGCTCGGACACCGGCTCGCTGTGCCGGCGTGTCGGTGTCGCGTTGCGAGATGCGCTCGGCCTGCGGGTGCCGGTGCAGGCGGTGGATCCCGGCACCTTGCCACGATACGAGCTGAAGGCCAATCGCTGGCGGGAGGCCACCTGTTGACCCACGCCGAAGTCAACCCGCTGCTGGTCGTGGAGGGCTTGAGCAAGTCGTTTCCCGGCATCACCGACGGCCGGGCCGTCAACGTGCTCTCAGGCGTCACCCTGTCGCTGGAGCGTGGCGACTCGATCGCCATCGTCGGGCCCAGCGGCTGCGGCAAGTCCACGCTGCTGAACATCCTCGGCACACTCGACACACCGACCGCCGGCACGATCCGATTCATGGGCGAAGACCTCGCGGCTATCTCTGAGTCCAAACGGGTACGGCTGCGCGCACAATCCATCGGCTTCGTCTTCCAGGAGCACCACCTGCTGCCCCAGTGCACGGCGATAGAGAACACGCTCATCCCCACCTTGGCGAAGGGTGTCGGCAAGCAAGGCCGGGCCAGCCGCGCCGCCGAACTGCTCGACCGCGTTGGGCTCAGCAACCGCATGGGGTACCGCCCCGACCAGCTCTCCGGCGGGCAGCGCCAGCGCGTCGCACTCGTCCGTGCTTTGATTAACCAACCCGCCCTGCTCCTAGTCGACGAGCCGACGGGCGCATTGGACGGCAAGAACGCCGACCAGATCATCGACTTGTTGATCGAGCTGAATCAGGCCGAGAACACGGCGATGCTGATGGTCACCCATGCCACCCATCTTGCACAGCGGCTGGACCGAACGCTCCGGCTTGAGGCGGGCACGCTCGTAGACGGGGGCGCGGCATGACCCTGTTCGGTCTGCTGCTGCGTTCGCTCTGGCACTTCCGCCGCACCAACCTCGGCGTCGTCCTGGGCGTCGCGGTCGCGACGACGGTCATCACCGGAGCGCTCATCGTCGGCGACTCGCTGCGATATACCCTCGGCAGGACGGCCGACCAACGTCTCGGCAGTAGCAGCTACGCGCTCATCGGTGGCGACCGCTTCTTCACCACCGACCTCGCGAACCGACTTGCGCCCGGCAGTAGCGGTGTGATCGTTATCGAAGGCGTCGCCTCGACCCCCGACGGCGAACGACGCGCCAACCACATCGCGCTCATCGGTATCGACCCCGCCTTCGCAGAGATGATGGGTCTGCCCCGCGTCCCGGCCCCCGGCGCAGCATTCCCCAGCCGGGCGGTCTCGGAGCAACTCGGCGTCACGCCGGGCGACGAGATCATCATCCGTGTCTCCAGGCCTTCAGCCCTGCCGACGGACGCAGCGCTGGTCGACGCGAGCCAGCCCCCGCTCGCGCTGCGCGTGGAGGTGGTCGACGGCGGCGTCACCGATGTAAATGGCGGCCGCTTCAGTCTCCGCGCAGAGCAGCGTCCCCCTCTGAATCTCTTCGTCCATCGCGACTGGCTGGCGACGCAACTCGAACAGCCCGGGCGGGCCAATCTAGCGCTTTCCCGGACGCCGATCGAGGCCTTCGAACCCACCCTTTCCGACCTGTCGCTTGAACTGATCCCACGCCCGTCAGGACAAGAACTCGTGACGCCGCGGGTGTTCATCGACGCCTCGATCGAGGAGGGCCTGGCCGAGCTGCCCGGGACGCGGATACTGACCTACATGGTCAACACCGTCTCGCTCGGCGACAAGCAGTCGCCCTACGCGATGGTAGCCGCGTCGAACAAGCTCGGCGGCCTCGAACTCGCCGACGATGAGATCGCCATCAACGCCTGGCTGGCCGAAGACATCGGCGCTGCCGTCGGCGACACGCTGACGCTGACCTACTACCTGCCGGACGAGGGCGATCGGTTGGTCGAGGGGTCGACGACCCTGACTGTCGCACGGATCGTGGAGATCGAGGGTGGCTTCGCGGACCCGGCGCTCACACCGGACTTCCCCGGCCTGGCGGAAGCCGAGGCACTCCGCGGCTGGGACGCGGGCCCGGCGATCGACCGCGGGCGCATCCGTGACAAAGACGAGGAGTACTGGGACGACCACCGGGCGACCCCGAAGGCCTTTGTCAATCTTGAAACGGGACAACGCCTCTGGTCCAACCGCTTCGGCACCCTCACCGCGATCCGTTTTGCGGGCGATGTCTCCGAGGCCGACCTCACCGAGCACATCGATGCGGGCAAGCTCGGGCTGTCGCCGATCAACGTCCGCGAACAGGCTCTGGCCGCGGCGGCGGGGACGGTGGACTTCGGCCAGCTGTTCCTGTCGTTGTCGGGCTTCATCATCATCGCCGGGATGGTGCTGACGGCGACGCTGTTCGCCATGTCGGTCGAGCAGCGTGCAAGGCAACTCGGTGTTGTGATGGCGATGGGATTGTCCCGTGGGCAGGTCGCACGGCTGGTCATCGGCGAGGGGGCAGTGCTTGCGCTGGCCGGCGCGTGCCTGGGGCTCGGCGGTGCCTTCGCCTACGCACACGGCGTGGTTGCCGCACTCACGGGCGAGTGGTCGGGGGCCGTGGCCGACTCGGCGGTGTCCGTCCACCTGCGCCCGGGCACGCTGGTGATCGGCCCGGTCGGCGCGGCCGCGGTCAGCTTAGTCACGATGGCGCTGGGACTGATGTCGCTGCTGCGCCGCCCTGCACAGGAACTGCTCCGCGGAGCGGTCGGCCGCGTCTCGGGCAGACCGAAAGCACCCATCTGGCTTGTCATCGCCACCGCTGTCATGCTAATCATCGTCGGGCTGATATGCCTGAGCTCCGCCCGGCAAGCGACGGGGATGCGGGCTGCCTTGCTCGGCTTCGGCTGCGGCGCGGCATGTCTGGCTCTACTCCTCCTTGCGTTCTACTTCGTGATGATCCTACGCATTCATCGCGACCAGCCGCCGCCGGCTCGCATCACCATGACGCGCCTCGCCGCATTCAACCTGATCCGTCGGCGGGGGAGGTCGCTCGCTGCGGTCGTCACCCTGAGTTGTGGCGTCTTCCTTGTCGTCGCCGTCTCGGGGTTTCGCCTCAGCAGCGAGATCGACACCCACAACCGCCAGGCGGGCACCGGCGGGTTCGCGACCATCGTCGAATCCACCCAGCCCATTCGATACGACCTGAATACCCAACTCGGGCGAGACCACTACTTCCTCGATGCCTCCGACCTGCCCCCGGGTTCGGTCGTCGCCTTCCGGGTCAACAACGGCGACGACGCGAGCTGTCTGAACCTCAACAAGACCTCCCGGCCACGCCTGCTCGGCGTCGACCCGATGCAACTTTCGGATCGCCGGGCGTTCCCGTTCACGTCCCACCAGGACCCGCGCGAGGCTTGGCGGCTGCTGCAACCCGCCACGCGCGGCAGCGGTCGGCCGGTCCCCGTGATCGCCGACGCCAACACCGCGCAGTGGGCTCTCAAGCTGCCGGTCGGCGGCACGATGGCACTCACCGACGAGGCCGGCCGGCCCTTCGACGTGCAACTGGTCGCGACGCTGGACAACACGATCCTCCAAGGCAGTCTCGTCATGGACGAGGAGACGTTCGAGCGACTCTTCCCCACAACCTCCGGCCACCGGCTACTGCTCATCGACGCGGAAGGCGATGAGCAGCGCACCCGACGCGCCGACCTGCTTCAGGAAGCCATGGTCGATGAGGGCCTCACGATCACGCCTACGACCGATCGACTGGCCCAGTACAACCAGGTCCAGAACACGTACCTGACGATCTTCCAGGCGCTGGGCGGCCTGGGCGTCGTGCTCGGGTCGCTGGGGCTGGGCGTGATCGCCGCTCGCAACCTGATCGAGCGACGCAGCGAACTCGCACTGCTCTCGGCCGTGGGCGTGTCGCGCAGACGCATCTTTATCATCCAATTGATCGAGCACGGCCAGCTCCTGTGCCTCGGCCTCGCATTCGGCGTGCTGGCCGCAGCGATCCCGGCGAGCCAGCAGGGCCCGCTGCTCGGCACGGCATGGCGGTCGTCACTCGCCGCGATCGGGGCCACGCTGGCCGCGGGCCTGATGGCGATCGTGCTCGGCCTCCGGTCGGCAGGCAAGGGCAGGCTGACCGAAGCGCTCCGCAGAGACTGAGCGAAGCCGCCAAAGGCCGGAGATGTACTCCTCGCGGAAACGCGAGAAGTTTGTACTGACAGCGTAGAATCCCTACGGGTCCGACAGTACCATGCAATAGAATTCACGGCATAACGTTTTACAAACATCCTTGCCGCCCTCCCAAACACCTCTCATCCCGAGTCGAGGAAAACAGCATGCCATCACGCAAGACCTCCTTTCATCACCGTCGTGCGAGCATGTGCTGCCTGATGCTGCTTCCGGCACTGCTGTTAGCCGCTGCCCAGGCCGCCGCGCAGTGGCCGCAGTACCTCGGCCCGACCGGTGATGCCGTGTCACCCGAAACGGGGTTGCTTGAGGCGTGGCCCGAAGCCGGCCCGCCCGAGGCGTGGCAGATCGAGCTTGGGCCCGGGTTCGGCGGCGCGGCGGTCCACAACGGGCAGGTCTTCCTGCTGGACCGCGAGCACGGCGAGTCGGATGTGCTGCGCGTCCTCGATCTGGCAACCGGCGAAGAACTCTGGCGGCACAGCTACGAAGCCATGGGACGCGTGGGCTACGAGGGCTCCCGCAGCACCCCGGCGGTGACCGAGCAGCACGTCTTCACAACCGGGGAGTTCGGGCATCTCCACGCCTTCAACCGAGCGACCCGCGATGTCGCCTGGTCGGTCAACCTGATGGAGGCCTACCCCGGCGAACGTGAACCCGAGGAAGAAGGCGGCGGACGTCGCCGTGGCCGAGGCGGCGGACGCGGGGGCGACAACGGGCAGAACTGGGGGTACGGCACGAATCCGCTCCTGGTCGACGACTTGGTCGTCGTGGTCAGCCCGCCCGCCAACACGCCCGGGCTGGTCGCCTACGATCAACTGACAGGTGAAGTGGCGTGGGAGTCTGAGCCCTTTGGTTGCGGCAACTGGTATGTTTCACCGCTTCTTAAGACGATCGCCGACACGCGAGGCATCGCGATCCGTACCGATGTCGAGCTGTTCTTCATCGACCCAGACAACGGCGAAACGCTTTTCCGAACCCCTGTATTCGAGCGGGGGATGATCCCGATCCCGCCGGTCACGGTGCTGCCCGACGGCGAGCGCGTGTTCGTCACCAGCGGGTACGAGGCCGGCTCGGTCATGCTGAATGTCACGCGTGACGCGGACGGCGGCTTCCAGGTCGAGGAGGTGTACCGCACCGTCGAAGGCAGCCAGATCCATCCGGGCATCGCCATCGACGGCCACCTGTATATCAACCACACGGAGAACTCGAACTCTCGCGGGGCTCGGCAACGGTACGCCGGGCTCGCCTGCGTCGATCTGGCGACGGGTGAAGTAAAGTGGAACACCGGCGACGACCCGTTCGTGGGACGCGGCGCCATCCTGTACGTGGACGGCAAGCTCATCCTGCAGGACGCCGAGGGTGGCAAGCTGTTCCTGATCGAGCCGAGCCCCGAGGGCTTCAGACCGATCAGCAGTTTCCAGGCCGTCGACGCGCAGCAGCGTCAGGCCTGGGCCCCACTCGCTATTGCTGACGGGCGTCTTCTTGTCCGGGACCAGAGCGGGATGAAGTGCTTTAGTCTGCGTGAGGACCGCTAGCAGGCTGCTGCAAAAAAACCTGTCTTCCCTGGGGCCCCTACCCGCCGTCTGAGCCCATTGGTCATGGGCCGATGCGTTTTGTTCTGTCTGAATTGGCGTGGATCGTTTGTTCAGTACCAGCAGCTTCCTCATCCGCACGAGGTGGTAGGCCGGGGCCGCTACCGCAAGGCGCTCCTCCTCGGTCAAAATCTTCGAGACGTCCAGCTTCAGTGCCTGGTCGTAACCAGCAGGCGATTGCCAAACCCAGGCGCTGGAGCGGCTCAGCCACCTCACGAACCGCGACGCTGTCTTGAGCCGGCCCCGTACAGTGTGGACCGAGGTCTTGTCCCCCTTCGCGCCGTGCCGACGTGACGGGGGCCGACGGCCGGCTACGCCAGTAATCGCCGATACGCTGGATGTCGTCGTACTTGAAGTCCGTGAGGTGCATGTCCTGCGCGGCCCGCTTCAGCGACTCGACATCACGCGGCTCGTTTGCGCCG
The sequence above is a segment of the Phycisphaeraceae bacterium D3-23 genome. Coding sequences within it:
- a CDS encoding ABC transporter ATP-binding protein encodes the protein MTHAEVNPLLVVEGLSKSFPGITDGRAVNVLSGVTLSLERGDSIAIVGPSGCGKSTLLNILGTLDTPTAGTIRFMGEDLAAISESKRVRLRAQSIGFVFQEHHLLPQCTAIENTLIPTLAKGVGKQGRASRAAELLDRVGLSNRMGYRPDQLSGGQRQRVALVRALINQPALLLVDEPTGALDGKNADQIIDLLIELNQAENTAMLMVTHATHLAQRLDRTLRLEAGTLVDGGAA
- a CDS encoding FtsX-like permease family protein, whose translation is MTLFGLLLRSLWHFRRTNLGVVLGVAVATTVITGALIVGDSLRYTLGRTADQRLGSSSYALIGGDRFFTTDLANRLAPGSSGVIVIEGVASTPDGERRANHIALIGIDPAFAEMMGLPRVPAPGAAFPSRAVSEQLGVTPGDEIIIRVSRPSALPTDAALVDASQPPLALRVEVVDGGVTDVNGGRFSLRAEQRPPLNLFVHRDWLATQLEQPGRANLALSRTPIEAFEPTLSDLSLELIPRPSGQELVTPRVFIDASIEEGLAELPGTRILTYMVNTVSLGDKQSPYAMVAASNKLGGLELADDEIAINAWLAEDIGAAVGDTLTLTYYLPDEGDRLVEGSTTLTVARIVEIEGGFADPALTPDFPGLAEAEALRGWDAGPAIDRGRIRDKDEEYWDDHRATPKAFVNLETGQRLWSNRFGTLTAIRFAGDVSEADLTEHIDAGKLGLSPINVREQALAAAAGTVDFGQLFLSLSGFIIIAGMVLTATLFAMSVEQRARQLGVVMAMGLSRGQVARLVIGEGAVLALAGACLGLGGAFAYAHGVVAALTGEWSGAVADSAVSVHLRPGTLVIGPVGAAAVSLVTMALGLMSLLRRPAQELLRGAVGRVSGRPKAPIWLVIATAVMLIIVGLICLSSARQATGMRAALLGFGCGAACLALLLLAFYFVMILRIHRDQPPPARITMTRLAAFNLIRRRGRSLAAVVTLSCGVFLVVAVSGFRLSSEIDTHNRQAGTGGFATIVESTQPIRYDLNTQLGRDHYFLDASDLPPGSVVAFRVNNGDDASCLNLNKTSRPRLLGVDPMQLSDRRAFPFTSHQDPREAWRLLQPATRGSGRPVPVIADANTAQWALKLPVGGTMALTDEAGRPFDVQLVATLDNTILQGSLVMDEETFERLFPTTSGHRLLLIDAEGDEQRTRRADLLQEAMVDEGLTITPTTDRLAQYNQVQNTYLTIFQALGGLGVVLGSLGLGVIAARNLIERRSELALLSAVGVSRRRIFIIQLIEHGQLLCLGLAFGVLAAAIPASQQGPLLGTAWRSSLAAIGATLAAGLMAIVLGLRSAGKGRLTEALRRD
- a CDS encoding PQQ-binding-like beta-propeller repeat protein is translated as MPSRKTSFHHRRASMCCLMLLPALLLAAAQAAAQWPQYLGPTGDAVSPETGLLEAWPEAGPPEAWQIELGPGFGGAAVHNGQVFLLDREHGESDVLRVLDLATGEELWRHSYEAMGRVGYEGSRSTPAVTEQHVFTTGEFGHLHAFNRATRDVAWSVNLMEAYPGEREPEEEGGGRRRGRGGGRGGDNGQNWGYGTNPLLVDDLVVVVSPPANTPGLVAYDQLTGEVAWESEPFGCGNWYVSPLLKTIADTRGIAIRTDVELFFIDPDNGETLFRTPVFERGMIPIPPVTVLPDGERVFVTSGYEAGSVMLNVTRDADGGFQVEEVYRTVEGSQIHPGIAIDGHLYINHTENSNSRGARQRYAGLACVDLATGEVKWNTGDDPFVGRGAILYVDGKLILQDAEGGKLFLIEPSPEGFRPISSFQAVDAQQRQAWAPLAIADGRLLVRDQSGMKCFSLREDR